CCTCGACGCGCTGGACGTGTCCGTGTTCGGCATCGACCTGTCTCCCGGCATGGTCGAGGTGGCCAGGAAGCGGAATCCGGGGCTGCGTTTCGAGGTGGGCTCGATGACGAGTCTGGACCTGCCGGACGGCGAGCTGGGCGGCGTCCTGGCCTGGTACTCGATCATTCACGTCCCTCCGGAGCTGCTGCCGACGGTGTTCGCCGAGTTCCATCGCGTGTCGGCTCCCGGCGGGCACCTGCTGCTCGCCTTCCAGACGGGCGACGAGCGGCGGCACATCGAGCAGGCCTATGGACACACGCTGTCCTACGACGCCTATCGGCTGCCGCCGGAGCACATCGCGTCGCTGCTGACCGAGGCCGGATTCGTGGTCACCGCCCGGCTGATCCGGGAGCCGGACCTTCGATGGGATCGCGTCCCGCAGGCGTACGTACTGGCAACGAAGCCGACGGCGATCGATGAGAAGGGGCTCCCCGCGCTCACAGCCGGTCGAGCAGCCAGCTCGCGAGGTCCTCGGTGATCGTGCAGTGTCGGGTGTTCGAGTCCGCGAAGGCGAAGTCGTCGAACGCGCTCGTGTAGACCGAGAGGCCGGAGACGTCGACGAAGAGATCGCCCGCGCCGTCGACCTCGCCGAAGCCCAGGGCGCTGAGCGTGGGCACGAACGCGACCTCGCCGTGGTGGACCTGGGCGGCGCCGCGCTCCTGGAGGGCCGCGCCGAGGAGTGCGAAGACCTCCAGCGTCCCGCCGGGGGCGCCGTCGATCTCGGGGAGGTCCTCCGCGAACACCTCGCGGGGCGTGTCGATGGCCGACTGTAATGTCGCCACCACGGCGTCCGGCGTGTCCGACTGCGTGTAGAGGTTCGTGCCCGCGAAGGCCGGTCCGGCGACGCTCAGGGCGAGCGCGCCGGGCGGGACGCCGTTGCCGGTGCCGTCGCCCGTGCCGTTGGCGACGGCGAGCCTACGAGGCCGCATCGGCCAGCCGCCGACCCGATCCAACTCGGCGAACAGCCGTGTTCGAAGGGCGTCCACCCCGGGCACGCCGTCCACCGACGCGATGTGTCGCCACAGCAGTTGTCTGCCGCCCGGGCTGTTCAGCTGCGCGGCGAGGGACGGGCTGCCGTAGTGCGCGAAGGCCTGGACGGCGATCGGCACGGAGGCGCCCCCGTGCGGACCGTCGTAGGAGAGGTAGACACCCGTCTGGTGATCCCGCCGGTCGGTCTCCAGCTTCGCGAGCGCGTAGCGAGCGACGACGGCTCCCACCCCGAAGCCGCCGACGACCAGGCGCTCCCGGCCTCGACGCTCGGCGATGGCCCGTCCGATCGCGGCGACGACCGTCCGCGCGTTCTGGCCGACGGTGGCGCTGCGCTCGTCGAAGCCGATGAGGATCAGGTCGTGACCCTGGCCGCGTAACGCCTCGGCGAGGGCGAAGCCTCGGCGGTCCATGCCGTCCCAGAAGGTGTCGAGGTCGCTCGGGCCGGAGTCGAATCCGTCGGCGAGCAGCACCGGGCGCAGCAGGCTCGCGTTGCCCTCACCCCGGTATACCCAGGCCATGCCGCCGAACAGCGGCCAGGTCTCGTCCGGCTCTCTGGCCGTGAACACCTCGCTGCTCGGCGACCACGTGCGCAGGCCGATCGCCCGGAGTGCGCGTTCGTCACTGGCCTGCTGGTCGATCATCGATCTCCTCGCCTGTCACCGGAACGCTTCGGCGCTCGGTCGGCCCGGCACTCGATCAGTCGGACCGCAGACGCCATCATTGCTCGCTGTACACATCGAGTCGATCACTCGATGTGATGATCGCCGTCCCCGACTCGTCGACGTGGCTCCTCGGGCGGATGTCGGACGAGGACTCGCGGACCGGGACGACGCGGGCGGGACCGCGACTCGAGATCGCGGGACCACTCGTCGCGACCGGCGGACCGGGGCGAATACCCCCGTTCTGGTCTATACCACCGCGGAGTCCCCTGGACACACTGACCCGGGCACTGACGACGATGACGATGGCGGTGGATCACGATCATGCGAGACGACGACCCGACCCGACGCCGGTTCCTGACAGCGATGGGCATCACCGGGACCACGGCGATGCTGGCCGCCGCGACGGGCGCCTCGGCGATCGCCGCGACACCGGCGGGCGGCGTCCGATCGGCGGGGGCGCCCGGCGGCGTCGTCGACCCGTCCGCCGCCGCGAGCGCCGGACAGGCGGAGCCGGTCTATCTCGGCAGCTTCGGCTGGACCGATCCGCCCGGTCGCGGCCTCGACGTCGCGAGCCGCGACGCCGGCGGTCGGCTCACGCTCGTCGGCCCGGTGTCGGACGTGCCGGACGCCTCCGCGCTGGCCTTCTCGGCCGATCGCCGATTCCTCTACACGGTCAACGAACTCGTCCCGACCGGTCGGGTCACCGCGTTGAGCCTGGCCGATCCGTTCGCG
This genomic stretch from Actinoalloteichus hoggarensis harbors:
- a CDS encoding class I SAM-dependent DNA methyltransferase, which encodes MTEPPFLSATRTAYDAVAVDYAELLTPELREKPLDRAMLAAFAELVRAAGLGPIADVGCGPGRVTAHLDALDVSVFGIDLSPGMVEVARKRNPGLRFEVGSMTSLDLPDGELGGVLAWYSIIHVPPELLPTVFAEFHRVSAPGGHLLLAFQTGDERRHIEQAYGHTLSYDAYRLPPEHIASLLTEAGFVVTARLIREPDLRWDRVPQAYVLATKPTAIDEKGLPALTAGRAASSRGPR